CCTTGAGTATCTCGTCGCCGCAGAGGTGCCCGTATGTGTCGTTGACCTTCTTGAAGTGATCGATATCCAGCATTATCAGGCTGAAGACCGTGCTGTATCGGTCCGCCCTCTTGTACTCTTTCTCGAAGAGCTCTTGAAAAAACCGGTGGTTGTATATCCTGGTGAGACCGTCCGTGATAGAGAGCAATCTGGCGGCTTCGTACAGTCGCGCATTGTCGATAACGATCGTAATCTGATTCTGCACCAGGTTGAGGATAGGCTGCGTATCCCTCGCGAATGCCGGACTTGCGTGCCGGAAAAGGGCAAGTACGCCTATCCCCTTTTTGTGGGCGATCAAAGGAATATACACGTGGGAGTAAACCGGCTCGTGCTTGTCCGGTTGCTCCCGCAGGCGCTCTTCGTTGTAGGCGCTTACCTTGATCCGATCGAGATCGCCCTCTGTGTCCCAGCCGCAGGCGTTGGCAATCTCGAGTATTTTTTCTTTGATCTTTTCGAACGCCCCGGGAGCAACATCCTGGTTCAGGTGGATAATCAGGTCTTTCTCTTCGAACATGACACATGCGCCAACAGCGTTGCCCACGATACGCGCCATTATCTCGAGGATGGCCTTGATCGTCTCCCTATAGTCCTGGCCCGCGCTCGCGAGGGCGCCCAGCTCGTTCAAAATTGTGGACTCGAATAGCCTGGAGTCGAGCAGGTCGAGAACCCTGCTGAAAACCCCGGCTTCCTCGAGAAGTTGCTTTGGAACAGGTTTTTGCTGTTTGCCGGAGCGCCGGGCTGCCCCCGCGGCCACCTGTTCCTTGATAACCATCAGGAGCTGCTCGGGCTTGAACCCTTTCGTTACGTACGCGTCCGCCCCGATCTTCAGCCCCCAGAATTTGTCGCTCTGCTGGTCGCGCCCGGTGAGCATGATGATCGGGAGATCCCGTGTGATCTCGTCGTCTTTGAGAAGCCGGCACACCTGGTAGCCGTTGATCCTGGGCATCTCGACGTCGAGGATAACGATATCCAGCTCTTCCGCGTACGCTTTGTTGATAGCTTCAAGCCCGTCCCAGGCGACGCAAACTTCATAGCCGGCGTCCTCGAGTATAGCCGAGGTTATTTTTACAACGAGCTTGTTGTCATCCGCGAGCAGAACCCTGCCTTGTGACAAACCGACATCGACCTCCTCAAGCGCAAGCGCTGATAGGCACAAACTTTCCAGACAATAATAGCGAAAGCAAGTCCTTCAGGCTATCGGCAACTCCACGGACATGTTGTAGCGGGCTATCGTGATGTAATATTATTCGTGTGAACAATAGGAAAGGAGAATCGCAAGTTGCCAAGTTACGACTACAGGTGCGAGAACTGTGACATGACCTTTGAGGTCAGTCATGGCATACATGAAAACTTAGAGTTTTGCGAGACGTGCGGTGGAGAGGTGCGAAGGGTCTTTCACCCTGTTGGAATAGTCTTCAAGGGATCGGGATTCTACGCCACAGACTCCAAGAAACCCAACAACAAGTCGAGTAATCTTTCTTCCAATACCGCGGACAAGCCGGAAAAACAAAAGACCACTCCAGAAAGTGACGCAGGCAAGAAAGACAAGCCAGGCGACGTCAAAAA
The nucleotide sequence above comes from Candidatus Anoxymicrobium japonicum. Encoded proteins:
- a CDS encoding FmdB family transcriptional regulator; the protein is MPSYDYRCENCDMTFEVSHGIHENLEFCETCGGEVRRVFHPVGIVFKGSGFYATDSKKPNNKSSNLSSNTADKPEKQKTTPESDAGKKDKPGDVKKTEKVAS